One genomic segment of Desulfarculaceae bacterium includes these proteins:
- a CDS encoding cytidylate kinase-like family protein gives MAVITISKEYASGGQALAQRLADELGYSLVGRGVLAELAKRLDMSEGEAELMRRGEDNHLFKWVDDVFLHTVRRIAQKPEAALDDTSYQKAVKELILGVAQEGDAIIVGWGSQYILADAPEVRHFRTVAPLEARARRCAGLDRCDSRDAQSECERQDRISSGFVKHFFKRSWDDATAYSLVINMATLDFQFDKAVSIVKAAL, from the coding sequence ATGGCCGTCATCACCATCAGCAAGGAATATGCCTCCGGCGGCCAGGCCCTGGCGCAGAGGTTGGCCGACGAGCTGGGCTACAGCCTGGTGGGCCGCGGCGTCTTGGCCGAGCTGGCCAAGCGCCTGGACATGAGCGAAGGCGAAGCCGAGCTCATGCGGCGCGGCGAGGACAACCACCTGTTCAAGTGGGTGGACGATGTGTTTTTGCACACCGTCCGGCGCATCGCCCAGAAGCCCGAGGCGGCCCTGGACGACACCAGCTACCAAAAGGCGGTCAAGGAGCTCATCCTGGGCGTGGCCCAGGAAGGCGACGCGATCATCGTGGGATGGGGCAGCCAGTACATCCTGGCCGACGCGCCGGAGGTGCGCCACTTCCGCACCGTGGCTCCCCTGGAGGCCCGCGCCCGGCGCTGCGCCGGTCTGGACCGCTGCGACAGCCGCGACGCCCAGTCCGAGTGCGAGCGGCAGGACCGCATCAGCTCGGGCTTCGTGAAGCACTTCTTCAAGCGCTCCTGGGACGACGCCACGGCCTACTCGCTGGTTATCAACATGGCCACCCTGGACTTCCAGTTCGACAAGGCGGTGTCCATCGTCAAGGCCGCCCTGTAA
- the atpE gene encoding ATP synthase F0 subunit C, with amino-acid sequence MAIEGADLVRAAALMGAGIAMGLGAIGPGVGEGFAAGKACEAIGRNPKEAGLLTRTMLVGQAVSESTGIYSLVVALLLIFVV; translated from the coding sequence ATGGCCATTGAAGGCGCGGATCTGGTGAGAGCGGCCGCCTTGATGGGCGCGGGCATCGCCATGGGCCTGGGCGCCATCGGCCCCGGCGTGGGCGAGGGTTTCGCGGCGGGCAAGGCCTGCGAGGCCATCGGCCGCAACCCCAAGGAAGCGGGCCTGTTGACCCGCACCATGCTGGTAGGTCAGGCAGTGTCCGAGTCCACCGGCATCTACTCCCTGGTGGTGGCGCTGCTGTTGATCTTCGTGGTCTAG
- a CDS encoding bifunctional precorrin-2 dehydrogenase/sirohydrochlorin ferrochelatase has product MTYYPALLDLDGRLVLLVGGGQVATRKLVSLLEAGARVRLVSPRLTPEARELAQGPKVEFIERGFMPQDLAGAWLVVCATDDETLNRAVAAAAEEARVFVNVVDVPPLCSFIVPAVVRRGELTVAVSTGGASPAAARRLRQRLQKDFGPEWGPYLALLRACRARLTALGRPAVENRPVFYKLVDSELFDLVAGGDAVGVEALLARELGPGFSLAELGLGPEGLASEGRSDE; this is encoded by the coding sequence TTGACCTATTATCCCGCCCTGCTGGACCTTGACGGCCGCCTGGTGCTCCTGGTGGGCGGCGGCCAGGTGGCCACGCGCAAGCTGGTCTCCCTGTTGGAGGCCGGGGCGCGGGTGCGCCTGGTTTCGCCCCGTCTGACCCCAGAGGCCCGCGAGCTGGCCCAGGGGCCAAAGGTGGAGTTCATTGAGCGCGGCTTCATGCCCCAAGACCTGGCTGGCGCCTGGCTGGTGGTCTGTGCCACCGACGACGAGACGCTCAACCGCGCCGTGGCCGCCGCCGCCGAAGAGGCGCGGGTCTTCGTCAACGTGGTGGACGTGCCGCCCCTGTGCTCCTTTATCGTGCCGGCGGTGGTGCGCCGGGGCGAGCTTACCGTGGCGGTGAGCACCGGGGGGGCCTCGCCGGCCGCCGCCCGCCGCCTGCGCCAGCGTCTGCAAAAAGACTTCGGCCCCGAGTGGGGTCCCTACCTGGCCCTGCTCAGGGCCTGCCGCGCCCGCCTCACCGCCCTGGGCCGTCCGGCCGTGGAAAACCGCCCGGTGTTCTACAAGCTGGTGGACTCGGAGCTGTTCGATCTGGTGGCGGGGGGCGACGCCGTGGGGGTGGAGGCGCTTCTGGCCCGCGAGCTGGGGCCGGGCTTCAGCCTGGCTGAGCTGGGCCTGGGCCCGGAGGGCCTGGCTTCGGAAGGGAGGTCCGACGAGTGA
- a CDS encoding AtpZ/AtpI family protein — translation MQVGLTFAGSVLFCLFVGYWLGEWLGAKKILMVVFILLGIAGGGYTVYRQISELGLNPEDDNQGEPDGDKD, via the coding sequence ATGCAGGTGGGCCTGACCTTCGCCGGGTCGGTGTTGTTCTGCCTATTCGTGGGCTACTGGCTGGGCGAATGGCTTGGCGCCAAGAAGATCTTAATGGTGGTCTTCATTCTGCTGGGCATAGCGGGAGGGGGCTATACCGTCTACCGCCAGATCTCGGAGTTGGGGTTGAACCCCGAGGACGACAATCAAGGTGAACCCGACGGCGACAAAGACTGA
- a CDS encoding ATP synthase subunit I — MFIKQVITRALLFAVGAALVLVLVGQAPWARGVALGAVASVANFLVMAWLLPRALDPARRRGQAFTVVSVALRFGLMAAALAVALSMPARVAPLAVAAGLFMVQFTLLSDRFLGGRLVGSPSESK; from the coding sequence GTGTTCATCAAACAGGTGATCACCCGGGCCCTGTTGTTCGCCGTGGGCGCGGCCCTGGTGCTCGTCCTGGTCGGCCAGGCCCCCTGGGCCCGGGGCGTCGCCCTGGGAGCGGTGGCCTCGGTGGCCAACTTCCTGGTAATGGCTTGGCTGCTGCCCCGGGCCCTGGATCCGGCCCGCCGCCGGGGCCAGGCCTTCACCGTGGTTTCGGTGGCCCTGCGCTTCGGCCTGATGGCCGCGGCCCTGGCCGTGGCTCTGTCCATGCCCGCCCGGGTGGCCCCCTTGGCCGTCGCGGCGGGACTTTTCATGGTTCAGTTCACCCTTCTAAGCGACCGCTTCCTGGGCGGGCGTCTGGTGGGTTCCCCTAGCGAGAGCAAATAG
- the ilvD gene encoding dihydroxy-acid dehydratase codes for MKQRSDQMRKGASRAPQRSLLRALGHRDEDMDKPLVGIANSYNTVVPGHMHLDRLAKLAADGVRAAGGQPMEFNTIGICDGLAMGHAGMHASLPSREVVADSVELMANAHSFDALVLIASCDKIVPGMLMAAARLDIPAVMLTGGPMAAGKHQGEQVDLISVFEGVARVHSGQWSAEQLHALECAACPGPGSCAGMFTANTMACLAEALGLALPGGATALAQSPHRAELAEASGRAAVEVLRRGLKPSDILTDAAFANACRVDLALGGSTNTCLHLPAIAHEARANFGLADFDRLSKQTPHLCKLSPAGEHHMEHLDAAGGVGAVMKALEPMLDTTCAAVGGQSIADYLSAGLSDYEALGRRVINTLEAPLSQEGGIAVLRGNLAPDGGVVKAAAVAEQMKVFSGPARCFDREEDAVAAYEADVIQPGEVIVVRYEGPAGGPGMREMLALTSLVSGGPLDGKVALVTDGRFSGGSRGAAIGHLSPEAASGGALGLVMDGDVIAIDIPARKIELQVDEAELAARRKDWQRPAPKFTRGALARYASLVGSAAAGAVLKGN; via the coding sequence ATGAAGCAGCGCAGCGATCAAATGAGAAAAGGCGCCTCCCGCGCGCCCCAGCGTTCCCTGCTCCGGGCCCTGGGCCACCGGGACGAGGACATGGACAAGCCCCTGGTGGGCATCGCCAACTCCTACAACACCGTGGTGCCCGGCCACATGCACCTGGACCGCCTGGCCAAGCTGGCCGCCGACGGGGTGCGCGCCGCCGGGGGACAGCCCATGGAGTTCAACACCATCGGCATCTGCGACGGCCTGGCCATGGGCCACGCCGGCATGCACGCCAGCCTCCCCTCCCGCGAGGTGGTGGCCGACAGCGTGGAGTTGATGGCCAACGCCCACAGCTTCGACGCTCTGGTGCTCATCGCCTCCTGCGACAAGATCGTGCCCGGCATGCTCATGGCCGCCGCCCGCCTGGACATCCCGGCGGTGATGCTCACCGGCGGGCCCATGGCCGCAGGCAAGCACCAGGGCGAGCAGGTGGACCTGATCAGCGTGTTCGAGGGCGTGGCCCGGGTGCACTCGGGCCAGTGGAGCGCCGAGCAGCTGCACGCCCTGGAGTGCGCCGCCTGCCCCGGCCCCGGCTCCTGCGCGGGCATGTTCACGGCCAACACCATGGCCTGCCTGGCCGAGGCCCTGGGCCTGGCCCTGCCCGGCGGGGCCACCGCCCTGGCCCAGAGCCCCCACCGGGCCGAGCTGGCCGAGGCCAGCGGCCGCGCGGCGGTGGAGGTCCTGAGGCGCGGGCTGAAGCCCTCGGACATCCTTACTGACGCCGCCTTTGCCAACGCCTGCCGGGTGGACCTGGCCCTGGGCGGCAGCACCAACACCTGCCTGCACCTGCCGGCCATCGCCCACGAGGCGCGGGCAAACTTCGGCCTGGCCGACTTCGACCGCCTAAGCAAACAGACCCCGCACCTGTGCAAGCTCTCCCCGGCCGGGGAGCACCACATGGAGCACCTGGACGCGGCCGGCGGCGTGGGCGCGGTGATGAAGGCCCTGGAGCCCATGCTGGACACCACCTGCGCGGCGGTGGGCGGCCAGAGCATCGCCGACTACCTGAGCGCCGGTCTCTCCGACTACGAGGCCCTGGGCCGCCGGGTGATCAACACCCTGGAGGCTCCGCTCAGCCAAGAGGGCGGCATCGCGGTCTTGCGCGGCAACCTGGCCCCGGACGGCGGCGTGGTCAAGGCGGCGGCGGTGGCCGAGCAGATGAAGGTTTTCTCCGGACCGGCCCGCTGCTTCGATCGCGAAGAGGACGCCGTGGCCGCCTACGAAGCGGATGTGATCCAGCCCGGCGAGGTGATCGTGGTGCGCTACGAGGGGCCCGCCGGCGGCCCGGGCATGCGCGAGATGTTGGCCTTGACCTCGTTGGTATCCGGCGGCCCCTTGGACGGCAAGGTGGCCCTGGTAACCGACGGCCGCTTCTCCGGCGGCAGCCGGGGCGCGGCCATCGGCCACCTCTCGCCCGAGGCGGCCTCGGGCGGCGCGTTGGGCTTGGTGATGGACGGCGACGTGATCGCCATCGACATCCCGGCCCGCAAGATCGAACTACAGGTGGACGAGGCCGAACTGGCCGCCCGGCGCAAGGACTGGCAACGGCCCGCGCCCAAGTTCACCCGGGGCGCCCTGGCCCGCTACGCTTCCCTGGTGGGCAGCGCGGCGGCCGGCGCCGTGCTCAAAGGCAACTAG
- a CDS encoding ATP synthase F0 subunit B, translating to MISINATLLVQIVNLLVLIFILNKIMYKPLAKMIEERSVTLKGGIAEAVALKDQAAESQSQYQRQLGQGRQQVRDRLEEVRRKAEEDARRVIDEAQAKARVETDKLVAGIQAEMAQAQGEIRAQAEAVATTMASRVLGREVS from the coding sequence ATGATCAGTATCAACGCCACGCTGCTGGTGCAGATCGTCAATCTGCTGGTGCTTATCTTTATCCTTAACAAGATAATGTATAAGCCACTGGCCAAGATGATCGAAGAGCGCTCGGTCACCCTCAAGGGGGGCATTGCGGAAGCGGTGGCCCTCAAGGACCAGGCGGCCGAGAGCCAGAGCCAGTACCAGCGGCAGTTGGGACAGGGCCGTCAACAAGTGCGCGACCGTCTCGAAGAGGTGCGGCGCAAGGCCGAGGAAGACGCCCGCCGGGTGATCGACGAGGCCCAGGCCAAAGCCCGGGTCGAGACGGACAAGCTGGTGGCCGGCATTCAGGCCGAGATGGCTCAGGCCCAGGGCGAGATACGCGCCCAAGCCGAGGCGGTGGCCACCACCATGGCCAGCCGCGTGCTGGGCAGGGAGGTCTCGTGA
- the ilvB gene encoding biosynthetic-type acetolactate synthase large subunit yields the protein MNAPTQTTGTPDYTGADAVVACLKHQGVEVIFGMTGGSIMPVYDALFRDGEIKHVIVGHEQGAAHMAEGYARATGKVGVVMTTSGPGATNLVTGLADAFMDSTPMVAITGQVTSNLLGNDAFQEADMRGITMPITKHNYQVSSVEELPTVFAEAFFVALSGRPGPVLIDVPKDVMTQTCGQLLAAPSAPTGYKPPYRGNPRQIIRALKVIQAAQRPVILAGGGIITAGADAELKEFAEATGIPVTTSLMGLGAFPAGHELFLGMPGMHGTGYANLALNRSDLIICVGSRLDDRITGKLEQFAPGAQFIHVDVDASEIGKNLPCLVPIVGDAKPVLKDLASGAAEWETKPDYSEWRAQIEDWKERYHMCFASKSSAMAPQAVVELLGDMLDEDTVVVTGVGQHQMYTAQFYPFQKPRTLITSGGLGTMGYGLPAAMGAKLGRPEAEVVLIDGDGSFLMNIQELATAVRYRVGVVAIILNNNYLGMVRQWQELFLDKRQAETELQPPPYAKVAEAFGGLGRAVTSPEELVPAIEWARKEAREKRLPVVLDVSVEREALVLPMVPGGAANVDFIPCPGQVNEDKDNG from the coding sequence ATGAACGCTCCTACCCAGACCACCGGCACCCCGGACTACACCGGCGCGGACGCGGTGGTGGCCTGCCTCAAGCACCAGGGCGTGGAGGTCATCTTCGGCATGACCGGCGGCTCGATCATGCCGGTCTACGACGCCCTTTTCCGCGACGGCGAGATCAAGCACGTCATCGTGGGCCATGAGCAGGGCGCCGCCCACATGGCCGAGGGCTATGCCCGGGCCACCGGCAAGGTGGGGGTGGTGATGACCACCTCCGGCCCCGGGGCCACCAACCTGGTCACCGGCCTGGCCGACGCCTTCATGGACTCCACTCCCATGGTGGCCATCACCGGCCAGGTGACCAGCAACCTGCTGGGCAACGACGCCTTCCAGGAGGCGGACATGCGGGGCATCACCATGCCCATCACCAAGCACAACTACCAGGTCTCCAGCGTGGAGGAGCTGCCCACCGTCTTTGCCGAGGCCTTTTTCGTGGCCCTGTCCGGCCGCCCGGGCCCGGTGCTCATCGACGTGCCCAAGGACGTGATGACCCAGACCTGCGGCCAGCTGCTGGCCGCGCCCAGCGCGCCCACCGGCTACAAGCCCCCCTACCGGGGCAACCCCCGCCAGATCATCCGGGCCCTCAAGGTGATCCAGGCGGCCCAGCGCCCGGTGATCCTGGCCGGCGGCGGCATCATCACCGCCGGGGCCGATGCGGAGCTCAAGGAGTTCGCCGAGGCCACCGGCATCCCGGTGACCACCAGCCTCATGGGCCTGGGCGCCTTCCCGGCCGGGCACGAGCTTTTCCTAGGCATGCCCGGCATGCACGGCACCGGCTACGCCAACCTGGCGCTCAACCGTTCGGACCTGATCATCTGCGTGGGCAGCCGCCTGGACGACCGCATCACCGGCAAGCTGGAGCAGTTCGCGCCCGGAGCCCAGTTCATCCACGTGGACGTGGACGCCAGTGAGATCGGCAAGAACCTGCCCTGCCTGGTGCCCATCGTGGGCGACGCCAAGCCGGTGCTCAAGGACCTGGCCAGCGGCGCGGCGGAGTGGGAGACCAAGCCTGACTACAGCGAGTGGCGGGCCCAGATCGAGGACTGGAAGGAGCGCTACCACATGTGCTTCGCCTCCAAGAGCTCGGCCATGGCCCCCCAGGCGGTGGTGGAGCTCCTGGGCGACATGCTCGACGAGGACACCGTGGTGGTCACCGGCGTGGGCCAGCACCAGATGTACACCGCCCAGTTCTATCCCTTCCAGAAGCCCCGCACCCTGATCACCAGCGGCGGCCTGGGCACCATGGGCTACGGCCTGCCCGCGGCCATGGGGGCCAAGCTGGGCCGCCCGGAGGCCGAGGTGGTGCTCATCGACGGCGACGGCAGCTTCCTGATGAACATCCAGGAGCTGGCCACGGCGGTGCGCTACCGGGTGGGCGTGGTGGCCATCATCCTGAACAACAACTACCTGGGCATGGTGCGCCAGTGGCAGGAGCTTTTCCTGGACAAGCGCCAGGCCGAGACCGAGCTGCAGCCCCCGCCCTACGCCAAGGTGGCCGAGGCCTTCGGCGGCCTGGGGCGCGCGGTCACCAGCCCCGAGGAGCTGGTGCCGGCCATCGAGTGGGCCCGCAAGGAAGCTCGCGAAAAGCGCCTGCCCGTGGTGCTGGACGTGTCGGTGGAGCGGGAGGCCCTGGTGCTGCCCATGGTCCCCGGCGGCGCGGCCAACGTTGATTTCATCCCCTGCCCCGGGCAGGTCAACGAGGACAAGGACAATGGTTAA
- the ccsB gene encoding c-type cytochrome biogenesis protein CcsB, with the protein MSTALHWATLAAYVFGGLVSMGYLFKQRHGLYRMGLALLWVGFGLHSAALAAAWISSGVLPAANLRQSLDLFSWAIMGAALVINLRLEMKIMGAVAGPLCALMLLAASVLPKVEGVTSSAFKSLWIVLHVLSIMAGYGLLALTFLGGVLYLVQDHALRAKKLGPAFQRLPSLGRLDSLSHTSLVAGFLLMTIGLITGAVYAQITLGSYWRWDPKEVWALITWLLYAALLHTRLVQGWRGRRGAWLALIAFAALVFTFLGAGLLFPSYHSFASLAGFGGTTP; encoded by the coding sequence GTGAGCACCGCCTTGCACTGGGCCACCCTGGCCGCCTATGTCTTCGGCGGCCTGGTCTCCATGGGCTATCTGTTCAAGCAACGCCATGGGCTTTACCGCATGGGCCTGGCCCTGCTGTGGGTCGGCTTCGGCCTGCACAGCGCGGCCCTGGCCGCCGCCTGGATATCGAGCGGGGTCTTGCCCGCGGCCAACCTGCGCCAGTCCCTGGACCTGTTCTCCTGGGCCATCATGGGCGCGGCCCTGGTGATCAACCTGCGCCTGGAGATGAAGATCATGGGCGCGGTGGCCGGGCCGCTCTGCGCCCTGATGCTCCTGGCCGCCTCGGTGCTGCCCAAGGTGGAGGGCGTGACCAGCTCGGCCTTCAAGAGCCTGTGGATCGTGCTGCACGTGCTCTCCATCATGGCGGGCTACGGCCTGTTGGCCCTCACCTTCCTGGGCGGGGTGCTCTATTTGGTGCAGGATCACGCCCTGCGCGCCAAGAAGCTGGGCCCGGCCTTCCAGCGCCTGCCCAGCCTGGGCCGCCTGGATTCACTGAGCCACACCAGCCTGGTGGCGGGCTTTCTGCTCATGACCATCGGCCTGATCACCGGCGCGGTCTACGCCCAGATAACCCTGGGCTCCTACTGGCGCTGGGACCCCAAGGAAGTCTGGGCCCTGATCACCTGGCTGTTGTACGCCGCCCTGCTGCACACCCGCTTGGTGCAGGGCTGGCGCGGCCGCCGGGGGGCCTGGCTGGCCCTGATCGCCTTCGCGGCCTTGGTCTTCACCTTCCTGGGCGCGGGCCTGCTGTTCCCCAGCTACCATAGTTTCGCCTCCCTGGCGGGCTTCGGGGGGACCACGCCGTGA
- a CDS encoding dodecin family protein encodes MGEKRVARVTEIVAASPVSFDDAIKVGFERATRTLRGITGMKVIEMRVSVAENQISEYRVRLEVIFVLEA; translated from the coding sequence ATGGGAGAGAAACGTGTTGCGCGAGTGACCGAGATCGTGGCCGCCAGCCCGGTGAGCTTCGACGACGCCATCAAGGTCGGTTTTGAGCGGGCAACCCGCACCCTGCGGGGAATCACCGGCATGAAGGTCATCGAAATGCGCGTTTCGGTGGCGGAAAATCAGATCTCCGAGTACCGGGTACGCCTGGAAGTGATTTTCGTCCTGGAGGCCTAG
- a CDS encoding 50S ribosomal protein L11 methyltransferase: MARPPYDQLYIYELTGDARDRAHGLGPDYLGLWQEDETSFLFFSAPAERELESLLDGEGLALRQLHRLSYDEWQGGLDLEPMLVGDLFFCPAWAPEAAPPGARRLLIDPGLVFGSGLHPTTRHCLELLHLRRQEGPLGRVLDLGCGTGILALAAVAWGASEVVAVDLNPLCVTTTQNNADINGLAMKVAEGPAGDFLDAPAGLVLANLPWAVQRGLWEPPRDLSGFPELIVSGVMRSQVGPLSDLLFSRGYKILQRREADFTWFSLWARRD, from the coding sequence ATGGCCCGTCCACCTTACGACCAACTATATATATACGAGCTGACCGGCGACGCCCGCGACCGGGCCCACGGCCTGGGGCCCGACTATCTGGGCCTGTGGCAGGAGGACGAGACCAGCTTTTTGTTCTTCTCGGCCCCGGCGGAGAGGGAGCTGGAAAGTCTATTGGATGGCGAGGGTTTGGCCCTTCGGCAGCTGCACCGCCTGAGCTACGACGAGTGGCAGGGCGGCCTGGACCTGGAGCCCATGCTGGTGGGCGACCTATTCTTCTGCCCGGCCTGGGCTCCGGAGGCGGCCCCGCCCGGGGCGCGGCGCTTGCTCATCGACCCGGGCCTGGTCTTCGGCTCGGGCCTGCACCCCACCACCCGCCATTGCCTGGAGCTACTCCACCTGCGCCGCCAGGAAGGCCCCTTGGGCCGCGTGCTGGATCTGGGCTGCGGCACGGGCATATTGGCCCTGGCCGCCGTGGCCTGGGGAGCAAGCGAGGTGGTGGCCGTGGATCTGAACCCCCTGTGCGTAACCACCACCCAGAACAACGCTGATATCAACGGCTTGGCCATGAAGGTGGCCGAGGGACCGGCCGGGGATTTTCTGGACGCGCCCGCCGGGCTGGTCTTGGCCAACCTGCCTTGGGCGGTGCAGCGGGGGCTTTGGGAGCCGCCGCGCGACCTGAGCGGCTTTCCCGAGCTGATCGTCTCCGGGGTGATGCGCTCCCAGGTGGGCCCGCTGTCCGATCTGTTGTTCAGCCGAGGATACAAAATCCTTCAGCGCCGCGAGGCGGATTTCACCTGGTTCAGTCTGTGGGCCCGGCGGGATTAG
- the atpB gene encoding F0F1 ATP synthase subunit A, whose product MNELTNIPHWYLSLGGYRLEFNSETLIMSWIVMGVIIAFGLMSTRKLAFLPGPWQTLGEVMVSAFKGLVDDALDENNRHYFPLIITVFLFIWLSNMLGVIPGLSEPTKDLNTPLAYGILGFFIAHYAGIKTKGLKAYLNEYVQPMFFMAPLNIIGELSKVVSISFRLYGNIMGGSIIILVVSDLVYSLILPPALNAFFGLFVGTIQAFVFTMLTLVYISVQTK is encoded by the coding sequence GTGAACGAGCTGACCAACATACCGCATTGGTACCTGTCCCTGGGCGGATACCGCTTGGAGTTCAACTCCGAGACGCTGATCATGTCCTGGATCGTGATGGGCGTGATAATCGCCTTCGGCCTCATGTCCACCCGAAAGCTGGCTTTCCTCCCCGGCCCCTGGCAGACCTTGGGCGAGGTGATGGTCAGCGCCTTCAAGGGCCTGGTCGACGACGCCCTGGACGAAAACAACCGGCATTACTTCCCCCTGATCATCACCGTGTTCCTGTTCATCTGGCTCAGCAACATGTTGGGGGTCATCCCGGGGCTCAGCGAACCGACCAAGGACCTCAACACCCCCTTGGCCTACGGCATCCTGGGCTTTTTCATCGCCCACTACGCCGGCATTAAGACCAAGGGCCTCAAGGCCTACCTCAACGAGTACGTTCAGCCCATGTTCTTCATGGCCCCGCTGAACATCATCGGTGAGCTGTCCAAGGTGGTCTCAATCTCCTTCCGTCTCTACGGCAACATCATGGGCGGCTCGATCATCATCCTGGTGGTGAGCGACCTGGTCTACAGCCTGATTCTGCCGCCGGCCTTGAACGCCTTCTTCGGGCTGTTCGTGGGGACGATTCAGGCCTTCGTGTTCACCATGCTGACCCTGGTCTACATTTCGGTTCAGACCAAGTAG
- a CDS encoding ATP synthase F0 subunit B, giving the protein MKAIHLTALALLAALLLAAEPALASQAAAPPAWKVYWDWGWKIINFLVLAFLIVKMAKKPLKDFFSSQKAQVAAELEEVNKAKAEAEAQLKVIEEKTAGMAAELEEFENILAQSAERERARMVEEAQSESEMIVDRAKLQAEMNLADAKRKLAREIVGLAAELAEEKLKAAVQVADQKRLLDEFTANAAAKG; this is encoded by the coding sequence GTGAAAGCCATCCATCTGACAGCCCTGGCGCTTTTGGCGGCGCTCCTTTTGGCCGCCGAACCGGCCCTGGCCTCCCAAGCGGCCGCTCCGCCGGCCTGGAAGGTCTATTGGGACTGGGGCTGGAAAATAATCAACTTCCTGGTCCTGGCTTTCCTCATCGTCAAGATGGCCAAGAAGCCTTTGAAGGACTTCTTCAGCAGCCAGAAGGCCCAGGTGGCCGCCGAGTTGGAAGAGGTCAACAAGGCCAAGGCCGAGGCCGAGGCCCAGCTCAAGGTCATCGAGGAAAAGACCGCGGGCATGGCCGCCGAGCTCGAGGAGTTCGAGAACATCCTGGCCCAAAGCGCCGAGCGCGAGCGCGCCCGGATGGTGGAGGAAGCCCAGTCCGAGTCCGAGATGATCGTGGACCGGGCCAAGCTCCAGGCGGAGATGAACCTCGCCGACGCCAAGCGCAAGCTGGCCCGGGAGATCGTCGGCCTGGCCGCCGAACTGGCCGAGGAAAAGCTCAAGGCGGCGGTGCAGGTCGCCGACCAGAAGCGCCTGTTGGACGAGTTCACCGCCAACGCCGCAGCCAAGGGGTAA
- the ilvN gene encoding acetolactate synthase small subunit gives MVNLSPISVLVRNETGVLARVSGLFARRGFNIHSLAVGETDDPKVSRISVVVAGEAPIIEQVVKQLRRLVSVVKVSDLTGRPRVERGLALIKVKASPEHRGELLQLVNIFRARVDHVDNESLILEVTGNREKLEAFIDILRPHGIQEMARTGQIAMARGKGPMADAWATLGEDFEEPEGTYNISRAASRLAEELTNE, from the coding sequence ATGGTTAATCTCAGCCCCATATCGGTTCTGGTGCGCAACGAGACCGGCGTCCTGGCCCGGGTCTCGGGGCTCTTCGCCCGGCGCGGCTTCAACATCCACTCCCTGGCCGTGGGCGAGACCGACGACCCCAAGGTCAGCCGCATCTCGGTGGTGGTGGCCGGCGAGGCGCCCATCATCGAGCAGGTGGTCAAGCAGCTGAGGCGCCTGGTGAGCGTGGTCAAGGTCAGCGACCTCACCGGCCGCCCCCGGGTGGAGCGCGGCCTGGCGCTCATCAAGGTGAAGGCATCGCCCGAGCATCGCGGCGAGCTGCTGCAGCTGGTGAACATCTTTCGGGCCCGGGTGGACCACGTGGACAACGAGAGCCTGATCCTGGAGGTGACCGGCAACCGCGAGAAGCTGGAGGCCTTCATCGACATTCTGAGGCCCCACGGCATCCAGGAGATGGCCCGCACCGGCCAGATCGCCATGGCCCGGGGCAAAGGCCCCATGGCCGACGCCTGGGCCACCCTGGGCGAGGACTTCGAGGAACCGGAAGGAACCTACAACATCAGCCGGGCCGCTTCGCGCCTGGCCGAAGAACTTACCAACGAATAG